In Trichoderma atroviride chromosome 2, complete sequence, one DNA window encodes the following:
- a CDS encoding uncharacterized protein (EggNog:ENOG41~BUSCO:EOG092D0VF1), with translation MASITIERILAAAPVTTRGQATLLSADAKGTRIAYASGKSIFVRSIDDPSNSKEYTGHTHPTTIARFAPSGFKIASGDSAGILRIWEPESVETTRGEYPIISGPLLDIAWDGDSQRIIAVGNGRQKFGKAIMADSGNSVGEIIGHTKSINAVSITPKRPLRAVTVGDDGNVNFYHGVPFEFKRVTNLHTGFVLGAVYSPDGSTFVTIGQDRRIQLYDGVSGEPIKQIGEGEHTGSIFGVSWAQDGKKFATASADQSVKLWDVDSGSVLQTWKFGEGVSVRDHQVGVVIPHGRTDGLIISINLAGELTYLQEGKNEPVRIVQGHDKGITALVGTSDGQGALTGSFDGRVCSWDLETGVATVVDGQSHTNQVTQFAVNAGKVYSVGWDDTIKAIDESAKTFLGESAKLPGQPKGAAFAGDVVYVATLAGVAAYSNGKLLKETPLDFTPEAIAAHGSYVAIGGQGSTARIYTGDSSGILEYKESVSSPLGTITALAFSKDGSHLATGTSVGKILVFKVGSWELVTDRWSAHTARVTCISWDDSGSYAASGSLDSHIFIWCLEKKLQGQRIKAPNAHLDGVTGITWIAGGRVASSGKDATVKIWEANNLP, from the exons ATGGCGTCCATTACGATTGAGCGAATCCTGGCCGCTGCGCCCGTCACCACCCGAGGCCAGGCCACGCTGCTCTCGGCCGATGCCAAAGGCACCAGGATCGCCTATGCC TCTGGCAAATCCATCTTTGTTCGATCCATCGACGACCCCTCCAACAGCAAGGAATACACCGGCCACACCCACCCCACCACCATTGCTCGGTTTGCGCCGAGCGGCTTCAAGATTGCCAGTGGTGACTCTGCCGGTATCTTGAGAATATGGGAGCCCGAGTCTGTTGAAACTACTCGGGGTGAGTATCCCATCATCTCTGGCCCCTTGCTGGATATTGCTTGGGATGGCGATTCCCAGCGCATCATTGCCGTGGGCAACGGCCGACAGAAGTTTGgcaaggccatcatggccgacAGCGGCAACTCGGTGGGAGAGATTATTGGCCATACCAAATCAATCAACGCCGTCAGCATCACACCAAAGCGTCCCCTGCGTGCCGTCACGGTCGGCGATGACGGAAACGTCAACTTCTACCACGGAGTCCCGTTCGAATTCAAGAGAGTGACGAACCTGCACACTGGCTTTGTCTTGGGCGCCGTCTACTCTCCCGATGGATCTACATTCGTCACTATTGGACAGGATAGACGGATACAGCTGTACGATGGCGTTTCTGGCGAGCCTATCAAACAAATCGGCGAGGGAGAGCACACTGGTAGCATCTTTGGTGTCTCGTGGGCCCAGGACGGAAAGAAGTTTGCAACGGCCAGCGCGGATCAGTCCGTCAAGCTGTGGGACGTAGATTCTGGCAGCGTCCTTCAGACCTGGAAGTTTGGTGAGGGAGTTAGCGTGCGTGACCACCAGGTCGGCGTCGTCATCCCTCACGGCAGAACAGATGGTCTCATCATTAGCATCAACTTGGCTGGCGAGCTGACATACTTGCAAGAGGGCAAGAATGAACCCGTCAGAATTGTGCAGGGCCACGACAAGGGAATCACGGCCTTGGTCGGAACTTCAGATGGCCAGGGTGCTCTGACTGGCAGCTTTGACGGTCGTGTCTGCTCCTGGGACCTTGAGACTGGGGTCGCAACTGTCGTGGATGGCCAATCTCATACAAACCAGGTCACCCAGTTTGCCGTAAACGCAGGCAAAGTATACAGCGTGGGATGGGACGACACTATCAAGGCGATTGACGAGTCTGCCAAGACCTTCCTGGGAGAGTCAGCGAAGCTGCCTGGCCAGCCAAAAGGTGCTGCTTTCGCTGGTGATGTCGTCTACGTGGCCACCTTGGCCGGCGTCGCAGCTTATTCAAACGGTAAGCTGCTCAAGGAGACTCCTCTTGACTTTACGCCAGAGGCTATTGCGGCTCATGGATCCTATGTTGCCATTGGAGGTCAGGGAAGCACCGCGAGAATCTACACCGGCGACTCAAGCGGCATCCTCGAGTACAAGGAGTCAGTGTCAAGTCCCCTCGGCACCATCACTGCCCTAGCGTTCTCCAAAGACGGTAGCCACCTGGCTACGGGAACAAGCGTGGGAAAGATCTTGGTCTTCAAGGTCGGATCATGGGAACTCGTAACGGACCGCTGGTCGGCACACACTGCGCGAGTCACCTGCATCTCCTGGGACGATTCCGGATCATATGCCGCAAGTGGCAGCTTGGATTCCCACATCTTTATCTGGtgcctggagaagaagctccaaGGCCAACGTATCAAGGCACCCAATGCTCATTTGGACGGCGTCACGGGCATCACTTGGATCGCGGGTGGCCGGGTAGCAAGCTCCGGAAAAGATGCGACTGTCAAGATTTGGGAAGCCAACAATCTGCCTTGA
- a CDS encoding mitochondrial 37S ribosomal protein mS35 (BUSCO:EOG092D3X7S), with protein MASASSAGRLCALACRRALRVPRMPRTQPIAWRAPAANRAFTSSPRQLADKNADQDGEDGDGGLYKTLDLKLMNKSFLESVTPESLKQLDELAKSNGYTSVEEYLEATLRETPGWASEDRALEEDLYRDDVGEKPNKSSFWFDEDDPETNSEEHDEFDEDDITSMAHGKLDEMRDMRHYARLAIWEMPLLAKFAKPFVPPTEKQVLRWRYTTYMGESHPAEKKVVVQFAPDDLGLTDVQAEKLKKLAGPRYNPETELVKMACESFEHQAQNKQYLVNLVNDLITAAKDPKDTFADVPLDLRHHKFEPKPQFPKEWRLTEERRKELAEHRQQAAIADAKRAEDGLLVDGQKLIDNFLIQKLAEEQEKEKVAELVAAAPRGKAAGGAARGARR; from the exons ATGGCTTCCGCATCGAGCGCCGGAAGGCTGTGCGCGCTGGCCTGCCGGAGGGCACTTCGGGTACCTCGGATGCCTCGAACACAACCAATTGCCTGGCGGGCACCGGCAGCGAACCGCGCATTTACGTCCTCCCCGCGACAGTTGGCGGACAAGAATGCCGATCAGGACGGAGaggatggtgatggtggatTATACAAGACTCTGGACCTGAAGCTCATGAATAAGTCTTTCCTAGAGAGCGTCACGCCCGAGAGCTTAAAACAACTGGATGAGCTGGCGAAGAGCAACGGCTACACATCCGTGGAGGAGTACCTCGAGGCGACATTACGGGAGACACCAGGCTGGGCGTCAGAGGACAGAGCACTGGAGGAGGATCTTTACAGAGATGATGTTGGCGAGAAACCGAATAAGTCGTCTTTTTGGTTCGACGAGGACGACCCCGAGACGAACTCGGAGGAACACGATGAgtttgatgaagacgatatCACGTCCATGGCACACGGGAAACTAGACGAGATGCGAGATATGAGACATTATGCTCGATTGGCAATTTGGGAGATGCCTCTTCTTGCCA AATTCGCGAAACCATTCGTTCCCCCTACAGAGAAACAGGTTCTGAGGTGGAGATACACGACATACATGGGCGAATCCCACCCTGCGGAGAAGAAAGTGGTTGTGCAGTTTGCTCCCGACGACCTTGGACTCACAGACGTCCAggcagagaagctgaagaagctcgccGGCCCTCGATACAACCCCGAAACGGAGCTCGTCAAGATGGCCTGCGAGAGCTTCGAGCACCAAGCACAGAACAAGCAGTACCTGGTCAATCTGGTCAACGACCTAatcaccgccgccaaggacCCCAAGGATACCTTTGCGGACGTGCCGCTGGACCTGCGGCATCACAAGTTTGAGCCGAAGCCCCAGTTCCCCAAGGAGTGGCGGCTGacggaggagaggaggaaagaaTTGGCAGAGCATAGACAGCAGGCGGCGATTGCGGATGCGAAGAGGGCCGAGGATGGGTTGCTGGTGGATGGACAGAAGTTGATTGACAATTTCTTGATACAGAAGCTggcggaggagcaggagaaggagaaggttGCGGAGCTGGTGGCTGCGGCGCCTAGGGGGAAAGCAGCTGGCGGAGCGGCAAGAGGAGCCAGGAGGTAG
- a CDS encoding uncharacterized protein (EggNog:ENOG41~TransMembrane:2 (o35-56i77-95o)) produces the protein MAGDKVPTLQSLEKPEKLQDVLRQDRGDDCLGCKIIGSGAFFGLAGYSYFSGMSQLEKQRAAILQSKSFFGMRSRRFGIVTISAGLAWMGLWRALK, from the exons ATGGCTGGCGACAAAGTTCCGACCCTGCAGTCGCTTGAGAAGCCTGAAAAGCTCCAAGATGTCTTGCGCCAGGACCGCGGTGATGACTGTCTCGGCTGCAAAATCATAG GAAGCGGTGCATTTTTCGGACTTGCGGGATATAGTTATTTCTCTGGCATGTCACAGctggaaaagcaaagagctGCCATTCTTCAGAGCAAGTCATTCTTTGGCATGCGCAGCCGACGATTTGGTATTGTCACCATCTCTGCAGGTCTCGCTTGGATGGGTCTCTGGAGAGCTCTCAAATAA
- a CDS encoding uncharacterized protein (BUSCO:EOG092D3NUF) codes for MENEVPDQTERKASRKSVAFTDEQLVVETDGSITIMSAAEEPKETAQSHTPRTPPLSAALGAFNTDPSQAAADEVPPPEDGGLDLSLLKKKKKKKKVEGADGDGDAEDEAAPAEDGGLDLTIKKKKKKAKKVEGTEEDEFTAKLKQLEVKDAEEAEEAAQEEGDMETGTGVWSHQESKTIPYTLLLSRFFTVLSQKNPDHSLSGTKSYKIPPPQCMREGNRKTVFANIADICKRMKRTEEHVTAYLFAELGTNGSVDGSRRLVIKGRFQQKQIENVVRKYIIEYVTCKTCRSPDTELNKGENRLYFITCNNCASRRSVTAIKTGFSAQIGKRRKMQG; via the exons ATGGAGAACGAGGTGCCA GACCAAACGGAACGAAAAGCGTCCCGAAAATCTGTTGCTTTTACCGACGAACAACTAGTTGTTGAGACCGACGGATCAATAACCATCATGAGCGCCGCCGAAGAACCCAAAGAGACGGCCCAGTCACACACGCCTCGTACGCCGCCCTTATCTGCCGCCCTCGGTGCCTTTAATACTGATCCCTCTCAAGCCGCTGCCGACGAAGTCCCCCCTCCCGAAGATGGCGGTCTTGATCTGTCTCTcctgaagaaaaagaagaagaagaagaaggtcgaGGGtgctgatggtgatggtgatgccgaAGATGAGGCTGCTCCTGCCGAGGATGGAGGCCTCGACCTGaccatcaagaagaagaagaagaaggccaagaaggtTGAGGGTACGGAAGAAGACGAGTTCACTgccaagctgaagcagctcgaggTCAAGGACGCcgaggaggctgaggaggcaGCACAGGAAGAGGGTGACATGGAGACTGGCACTGGTGTCTGGAGCCACCAAGAGTCAAAAACAATCCCCTACACCCTGCtcctctctcgcttcttcacCGTCCTATCACAAAAGAACCCCGATCACTCACTCAGTGGCACCAAGAGCTACAAGATTCCTCCTCCCCAGTGCATGCGTGAAGGCAACAGGAAAACCGTCTTCGCCAACATCGCCGATATTTGCAAGCGCATGAAGCGAACCGAAGAACACGTCACTGCCTATCTCTTTGCCGAATTGGGTACAAACGGCTCTGTGGACGGAAGCAGAAGATTGGTCATCAAGGGTCGTTTCCAACAGAAGCAGATTGAGAACGTCGTAAGAAAATACATCA TCGAGTATGTTACTTGCAAAACTTGCAGGTCGCCCGATACCGAGTTGAACAAGGGTGAAAATCGTCTGTACTTCATCACTTGCAACAACTGTGCTTCACGACGAAGTGTCACTGCCATCAAGACTGGTTTCTCTGCCCAGATcggcaagagaaggaagatgcAAGGTTAA
- a CDS encoding uncharacterized protein (TransMembrane:1 (o507-526i)), translating to MVLKIGAIPELQPTALDEITARYNTLRATFKSGRTKDVEYRKQQLRRLYWSFVDNTELIELCLSQDMRKSKFESHISEIDWCKQECLDAVQHLDKWVRDETIDNMPLQFWPMKPRIRNEPLGTILNIGAYNFPFQTNVTALVGAIAAGNTFVLKPSELSPASCMVLQKIFDDALDPESYVCVQGGLEQTKHVLEHKFDKIAFTGGRRTGTIIAKKAAETLTPVLLELGGQNPAFVTRNADLKLAARRLLWQKVLNAGQVCLSHNYVLIERCVQNKFIDELNKQYKEFMPEGAKASPDYSRVVNKTHYERLKKMVDNSKGKIVMGGSMDESDFFIEPTVVLVDDVNDSMVVEESFGPVWSILPYDTLDEAINMANEIDPTPLALFTFGSDKENEKVLKNVTSGGATINDGFFHAMLNPLPLGGIGTSGMGNYHGYFSFKTFSHQRSIAKVPGWADKLLRVRYMPYSWGDLKRHHRMAAPKPNFDRNGNLTKGLRYWLTMLLSLGSKSAAGFVFRLGIVLAMAVTLRLKRDSLGL from the exons ATGGTGCTCAAGATTGGCGCAATCCCGGAGCTGCAGCCCACGGCCCTCGACGAAATCACGGCCCGCTACAATACGCTGCGCGCCACCTTCAAGTCCGGCCGCACAAAGGATGTCGAGTAccgcaagcagcagctgcgcCGCCTGTACTGGAGCTTCGTCGACAACACGGAGCTGATCGAGCTGTGCCTGAGCCAGGACATGCGCAAGTCCAAGTTCGAGTCGCACATCTCCGAGATCGACTGGTGCAAGCAGGAGTGCCTCGACGCCGTCCAGCACCTGGACAAATGGGTCCGCGACGAGACCATCGACAACATGCCGCTGCAGTTCTGGCCCATGAAGCCGCGCATCCGCAACGAGCCGCTGGGCACCATCCTCAACATTGGCGCCTACAACTTCCCCTTCCAGACCAACGTCACGGCCCTCGTcggcgccatcgccgccggcaaCACCTTTGTCCTCAAGCCGTCGGAGCTGTCGCCCGCCTCGTGCATGGTGCTGCAGAAGATCTTTGACGACGCGCTGGACCCGGAGAGCTACGTCTGCGTCCAGGGCGGCCTCGAGCAGACCAAGCACGTGCTGGAGCACAAGTTTGACAAGATTGCCTTTACCGGCGGCCGACGAACCggcaccatcatcgccaagaaggcggccGAGACGCTGACGCccgtgctgctggagctgggcggccAGAACCCGGCCTTTGTCACCCGCAATGCCGACCTCAAGCTTGCAGCCCGGCGGCTGCTCTGGCAAAAGGTGCTCAACGCCGGCCAGGTGTGCCTCTCGCACAACTACGTGCTCATTGAGCGGTGCGTCCAGAACAAGTTCATCGACGAGCTCAACAAGCAGTACAAGGAGTTCATGCCCGAGGGAGCAAAGGCGAGCCCCGACTATTCTCGTGTTGTCAACAAGACGCACTATGAgcggctgaagaagatggtggacAACTCCAAGGGCAAGATTGTCATGGGAGGGTCCATGGACGAGAGTGATTTCTTCATTGAGCCGACTGTTGTGTTGGTTGATGATGTGAATGATAGCATGGTGGTGGAAGAGTCGTTTGGTCCTGTTTGGTCTATTCTGCCGTATGATACCCTGGACGAAGCCATCAACATGGCTAATGAGATTGATCCCACGCCATTGGCTCTTTTCACATTTGGCTCGGATAAGGAGAACGAGAAAG TACTCAAAAACGTCACGTCAGGAGGAGCCACCATCAACGACGGCTTCTTCCACGCCATGCTCAACCCCCTCCCCCTCGGCGGCATCGGCACTTCCGGCATGGGCAACTACCACGGCTACTTCTCCTTCAAGACCTTTAGCCACCAGCGCTCCATCGCAAAGGTGCCCGGCTGGGCAGACAAGCTCCTCCGCGTGCGATATATGCCCTACTCGTGGGGCGACCTGAAGCGCCACCACCGCATGGCGGCCCCGAAACCCAACTTTGACCGCAACGGCAACCTGACCAAGGGTCTGAGGTACTGGCTTACCATGCTGCTGAGCCTAGGCTCTAAAAGCGCTGCAGGGTTCGTGTTCCGGCTCGGAATTGTGCTTGCTATGGCTGTGACGTTGCGTCTGAAACGGGATTCTCTAGGACTGTGA
- a CDS encoding uncharacterized protein (BUSCO:EOG092D0CUY), translating into MFSPSANEGGPATATRSRRRLRPKSQEQLVAAPKPKRQRVPLSEQTLNNTDAQPEMAEVRPEKAATPAPEPKKDAAIENSPSVQTVLRKELIVRTKKPKHGDRAAQKGDGSLVLTSTNAYTVSKLPALPDRIRSDWSGSQQADIFSSSGYALSLTPTHAVVWPYNSTSQSPETFTFTLPSSSKPSDTLPVGCLVSPSASSTEPGLVVVMASTGKVVLWESISSAATFAFIKKDRSGVEYQISGLSSGEKAVAITNAETAGFLLSFNSGRVAYMNVRDSHGRPAISVQFLRNNLATTNSGLFGTIRHAFSHLSLKGDIAAVRADRSARVGEKNVIALTTKGKLQSWRVHRGGHNEAFGEFDVRESITSALWEADPFCRDLPADSFEAIDFTFVPRGLEHKYLDLSKLSAATSSDDPSVQQLLLLVSLTSRAVSRYALVEVVLTPKGGQVGMIRPITSYTTPFSQTDSVQAVKPRLYLPRPALVAFAVFDRAAVIASIAVSPESPDYQLQSDTHTLSPSFEDVIDFREDNVHEVIGSGFEEMLPVSQSNEESRAARAKSKNPAVVLVVRGAGVVRIATTDVDKFASDQPPSISAKSKLEQAVFFGTKKNNPLVFNVRQEVQFSEEEIAQAALEVSNEILSSTTAYISTLPASLEENLVARGNALEKLILHLKATGTHLDRKTRWNLLYNAEKMHVAALLWKRQEAFVTARPSDSKKSLIGYIVEFIHQDQKSNPSAEVGEVDRIRHWFINDIFRLELFVAWAYEVIKIMYKDKLLDDAKVTFMISEAIQINVCTLLGALDFRKSNLAFYGLGDEKLRLGILREGYDGLPEPWTGCHYVANNVARLVELSDQWYQKWSRATAGEDKTKQSTKPDPVIIARIYKDLPAAIDGMLTSILEYARWAETTPDQKSMGQTFAKEYQKERYSRPISLARAGKWEEGASIAEKHGCLDGLAVILLDHIEELELTVAEPGLTTFDSQNLRAVKERRETELEERFTRYGQEFAFPVYEYMLEKHGVDAVLAFELENSGYKTRFLRSRPELARISWINDIQQEKQVGHAAETLMHLALKKEQQVWSKKIELSLGKLALLAEKEQKSPNNGNLKLNADEIRIEQQLAQVDKELITVKIQDQLYAQIFPSTYDAVDEAAALNFAMEAHSANVPKRQKTLRQLFEDGMERLLKHEALDPMTLIDLLTLVDLKQESREEIAHPFWLALKVADSSCHSEEAREAKRLIWRRLFIRDDWSKINDTQLKDDREVTERLASTELFAMLYDCITYEEEHARGTFKPMLPKDALGAFTEHVDRRFHDFEAGMKTKLIDAMNHEDKLLNQYIEKNRLTEWVRTALEVAQAQIKEERAKPNAIPPMALPMSLFGKEITTENPNGTA; encoded by the exons ATGTTTTCGCCGTCTGCGAACGAGGGAGGCCCGGCCACGGCGACTCGCTCTCGTCGGCGGCTACGCCCCAAGAGCCAGGAGCAGCTCGTGGCGgcccccaagcccaagagACAGCGCGTGCCTCTGAGCGAGCAGACTTTGAACAACACCGACGCCCAGCCGGAGATGGCTGAGGTGAGGCCCGAAAAGGCTGCAACGCCTGCCCCCgagcccaagaaggacgCCGCCATCGAGAATTCGCCTTCAGTACAGACTGTTTTGCGCAAGGAATTGATTGTGCGgacgaagaagcccaagCACGGCGATCGTGCTGCTCAAAAGGGTGACGGAAGCCTCGTTCTG ACAAGCACCAATGCATACACTGTTAGCAAATTACCAGCCTTACCCGATAGAATCCGAAGTGACTGGTCTG GGAGCCAACAAGCCGACATTTTCTCATCCTCTGGCTATGCTTTGTCATTGACGCCTACTCATGCTGTTGTATGGCCTTATAACTCGACCTCACAGTCTCCCGAGACCTTCACCTTCACCCTCCCATCCTCTTCGAAGCCCAGCGATACTCTTCCAGTTGGATGTCTCGTCTCTCCTTCTGCATCATCAACCGAACCCGGTTTGGTTGTTGTGATGGCTAGCACCGGCAAAGTCGTCCTCTGGGAGTCTATATCTAGCGCTGCTACCTTCGCCTTTATCAAGAAGGATAGATCCGGCGTCGAATACCAGATTTCTGGATTGTCCTCGGGCGAAAAGGCCGTTGCCATTACTAATGCAGAGACTGCCGGATTTCTGCTTTCCTTCAACAGCGGGCGTGTAGCTTACATGAACGTGCGAGACAGCCATGGCCGGCCAGCAATTTCTGTACAGTTTCTTCGAAACAACCTTGCGACCACCAACAGCGGCTTATTTGGAACCATTCGACATGCCTTTTCGCACTTGAGCCTAAAAGGGGATATCGCGGCTGTCAGAGCTGATAGGTCTGCTAGAGTAGGCGAGAAGAATGTGATTGCTTTGACAACTAAAGGCAAGCTACAATCATGGAGAGTCCACCGTGGAGGACATAATGAAGCGTTTGGCGAATTCGACGTCAGAGAGTCCATTACTTCAGCACTTTGGGAAGCCGACCCTTTCTGCCGCGATCTACCGGCCGATTCCTTTGAAGCAATCGATTTTACCTTTGTTCCCAGAGGCCTAGAACACAAATATCTAGACCTCAGCAAGCTTAGCGCCGCAACATCTTCTGATGATCCGTCAGTGCAGCAACTGCTACTGCTTGTCAGCTTGACTAGTCGCGCTGTTTCTCGTTACGCCCTGGTTGAAGTCGTTCTTACTCCCAAAGGTGGCCAAGTTGGCATGATTCGACCAATTACCTCCTACACCACGCCGTTTTCTCAGACAGATTCTGTCCAGGCAGTAAAGCCGCGGCTCTATCTCCCGCGTCCTGCACTCGTGGCTTTTGCAGTCTTTGACCGTGCCGCCGTGATAGCGTCCATCGCCGTATCTCCAGAGTCTCCCGACTATCAGCTCCAATCCGACACGCACACACTATCTCCATCTTTCGAGGACGTGATCGATTTTCGCGAAGATAATGTCCACGAGGTTATCGGATCTGGCTTCGAGGAGATGTTGCCTGTGTCTCAATCAAACGAGGAAAGCCGAGCAGCTCGAGCGAAGAGCAAGAATCCAGCTGTTGTTTTGGTAGTGCGAGGCGCCGGAGTTGTTCGCATTGCTACCACCGACGTGGACAAGTTTGCCAGCGATCAGCCCCCATCAATTTCCGCCAAAAGCAAACTAGAGCAAGCAGTCTTTTTCGgcaccaagaagaacaatCCTCTGGTATTCAATGTCCGCCAAGAAGTTCAGTTTTCCGAAGAGGAAATTGCGCAAGCAGCGCTGGAAGTCAGCAACGAGATCCTCAGCTCAACTACTGCATACATCTCCACTTTGCCAGCCTCTTTAGAAGAAAACCTTGTGGCACGCGGCAATGCATTAGAAAAGCTCATCCTTCACCTGAAAGCCACCGGAACTCACCTAGACCGCAAAACCCGCTGGAATTTGCTATACAATGCAGAAAAGATGCACGTAGCAGCCCTCCTCTGGAAACGACAAGAGGCCTTTGTTACGGCACGCCCATCCGATAGCAAGAAGAGCCTGATTGGATATATCGTTGAATTCATCCACCAAGACCAGAAGAGCAACCCTAGCGCTGAAGTTGGTGAGGTGGACCGAATCCGCCATTGGTTTATCAACGACATATTCCGCCTTGAGCTTTTTGTGGCCTGGGCATACGAAGTCATCAAGATTATGTACAAAGACAAACTGCTGGATGACGCTAAAGTGACCTTTATGATTTCTGAGGCTATTCAGATCAACGTATGCACTCTACTTGGCGCCTTGGACTTCCGTAAGAGCAACCTTGCATTCTATGGATTGGGCGATgagaagctgaggctgggTATCCTGCGCGAGGGCTATGATGGCCTCCCTGAACCGTGGACTGGCTGTCACTACGTTGCCAACAACGTTGCTCGCCTAGTCGAGCTTTCGGACCAATGGTATCAAAAGTGGTCGAGGGCAACCGCTGGCGAGGATAAGACAAAGCAGTCGACCAAACCAGATCCTGTTATCATCGCGCGGATATATAAGGATCTCCCTGCCGCGATTGATGGTATGCTCACCTCGATTTTGGAGTATGCGCGATGGGCCGAGACGACGCCGGACCAGAAATCAATGGGCCAGACCTTTGCCAAAGAATACCAGAAAGAGCGATACAGTAGACCTATCAGTCTCGCACGAGCAGGCAAGTGGGAAGAAGGAGCCTCCATCGCCGAGAAGCATGGCTGCTTGGACGGTTTGGCCGTTATTCTACTTGACCAcattgaagagctggaacTGACGGTCGCCGAACCTGGACTCACTACTTTCGATTCACAAAACCTGAGAGCTgtgaaagaaagaagagaaacagaaCTGGAAGAGCGTTTCACCCGGTATGGCCAGGAGTTCGCCTTTCCGGTTTATGAATACATGCTTGAGAAACATGGAGTTGATGCCGTCTTGGCATTTGAGCTGGAGAATTCAGGCTACAAGACGCGATTCCTCCGCAGCCGACCAGAGTTGGCGCGGATTTCGTGGATCAACGACATCCAACAGGAGAAACAGGTCGGCCACGCCGCCGAGACGCTCATGCATCTTGCTCTCAAAAAGGAGCAGCAAGTATGgagcaagaagattgaacTCAGCCTCGGAAAACTTGCCCTGCTTGCCGAGAAGGAACAAAAGTCTCCAAATAATGGCAATCTCAAGTTAAATGCAGACGAAATTCGGATCGAGCAACAGCTCGCGCAGGTTGACAAAGAGCTTATTACGGTTAAAATCCAAGACCAACTCTACGCTCAAATCTTCCCTAGCACTTACGACGCCGttgacgaggctgcagcTCTGAACTTTGCCATGGAGGCTCACAGCGCAAATGTGCCCAAGCGCCAGAAGACTTTACGTCAGCTCTTTGAGGATGGCATGGAAAGACTGCTTAAGCACGAGGCTCTTGATCCCATGACCCTTATTGACCTATTGACTCTTGTTGATCTCAAACAGGAATCAAGAGAGGAAATTGCCCACCCATTTTGGCTGGCTCTTAAAGTGGCCGACAGCAGCTGCCATAGCGAGGAAGCTCGAGAAGCCAAGCGACTCATTTGGAGGAGGCTATTCATCCGAGATGACTGGTCCAAGATCAATGACACACAATTGAAGGATGATCGTGAAGTTACAGAGAGACTAGCATCTACCGAGCTTTTCGCCATGCTGTATGACTGCATTACCTATG aagaagaacatgcACGTGGCACATTCAAGCCCATGCTACCGAAAGATGCCCTCGGCGCCTTCACGGAGCACGTTGATCGTCGTTTCCATGACTTTGAAGCTGGAatgaagacgaagctgaTCGACGCCATGAATCATGAAGACAAGCTTCTTAATCAATACATTGAAAAGAACCGTCTAACGGAATGGGTCCGCACCGCTCTGGAAGTGGCACAGGCCCAAATCAAGGAGGAGCGGGCGAAACCCAACGCTATCCCTCCCATGGCGTTGCCAATGTCTCTATTTGGCAAAGAAATAACTACGGAAAACCCTAATGGCACGGCTTAA
- a CDS encoding uncharacterized protein (BUSCO:EOG092D3NUF) — MSAAEEPKETAQSHTPPAADEVPPPEDGGLDLSLLKKKKKKKKVEGADGDGDAEDEAAPAEDGGLDLTIKKKKKKAKKVEGTEEDEFTAKLKQLEVKDAEEAEEAAQEEGDMETGTGVWSHQESKTIPYTLLLSRFFTVLSQKNPDHSLSGTKSYKIPPPQCMREGNRKTVFANIADICKRMKRTEEHVTAYLFAELGTNGSVDGSRRLVIKGRFQQKQIENVVRKYIIEYVTCKTCRSPDTELNKGENRLYFITCNNCASRRSVTAIKTGFSAQIGKRRKMQG, encoded by the exons ATGAGCGCCGCCGAAGAACCCAAAGAGACGGCCCAGTCACACACGCCTC CCGCTGCCGACGAAGTCCCCCCTCCCGAAGATGGCGGTCTTGATCTGTCTCTcctgaagaaaaagaagaagaagaagaaggtcgaGGGtgctgatggtgatggtgatgccgaAGATGAGGCTGCTCCTGCCGAGGATGGAGGCCTCGACCTGaccatcaagaagaagaagaagaaggccaagaaggtTGAGGGTACGGAAGAAGACGAGTTCACTgccaagctgaagcagctcgaggTCAAGGACGCcgaggaggctgaggaggcaGCACAGGAAGAGGGTGACATGGAGACTGGCACTGGTGTCTGGAGCCACCAAGAGTCAAAAACAATCCCCTACACCCTGCtcctctctcgcttcttcacCGTCCTATCACAAAAGAACCCCGATCACTCACTCAGTGGCACCAAGAGCTACAAGATTCCTCCTCCCCAGTGCATGCGTGAAGGCAACAGGAAAACCGTCTTCGCCAACATCGCCGATATTTGCAAGCGCATGAAGCGAACCGAAGAACACGTCACTGCCTATCTCTTTGCCGAATTGGGTACAAACGGCTCTGTGGACGGAAGCAGAAGATTGGTCATCAAGGGTCGTTTCCAACAGAAGCAGATTGAGAACGTCGTAAGAAAATACATCA TCGAGTATGTTACTTGCAAAACTTGCAGGTCGCCCGATACCGAGTTGAACAAGGGTGAAAATCGTCTGTACTTCATCACTTGCAACAACTGTGCTTCACGACGAAGTGTCACTGCCATCAAGACTGGTTTCTCTGCCCAGATcggcaagagaaggaagatgcAAGGTTAA